From the genome of bacterium, one region includes:
- a CDS encoding PD40 domain-containing protein, giving the protein MRIWIVALLLSAATLSFAQTAEFNRPNLIWRTFETKNFIIHYTEGLEEVAYLAADIAEEIHEPLCEVYDYRPDTKVSLIFSDEDDIANAGSYFQSNKIKFFATSMAWDFRGTQNWLRNVVTHEYTHMIQLGATRKWTRRFPAFYVQALGYEPERRPDVLYGYPNTLISWPLPSVTIPAWFAEGTAQYQFDGSGYDFWDSHRDMLLRQATLANRLLSFEDMGFFGKTSLESEGVYNQGFALVRYIADHSEGAETLGKISRKMANPLPVTLNDAIGSVTGKPGVDWYREWKNDLEQRYGAERAALEPYLTQADTLDKKGFVGAYPRWSHDGTRLLFISNAGREYFGQSSLYLYTVATDSIVLIAGAVQGTPAWMPNDSGVVFARRSTANPHGALLHDLYYYDFAKKHERRLSKGLRAESVDVSPDGQLLLFTINESGKREIALARMPDVSRKSKPFKAEDLLTRLPSVPHEQYYLPRWSPDGNRIAVAHHQRGGRDIRIFAYNRTDNSLSLEDEFSGNGGELRDPSWSADGRSLYVSYDESGIANIYRLNLDDESKEQLTVVLGSAFYPAVTSGKLAYSEFCGDGFRICVLDSFAPVRVPRSALDDRLNYLARVPRKDVALTGTPRSSEPYRPRFESLYWFPRIAFDYNTFKPGTYLVLNDVLDKMTFIGGAAVNQKREYDLYGLVEYKQFYPTIFAEYFNVQRRLTSFFADSSRIIGEEDGPVGLEPIFDQYRIRYRYNLNEISVGLGVPLTVNMNVKTRATYDQYVAHNRFDDESSVSLTYFRGWSWKTGLYMDARRPGILTDISPAAGYRGYVEFTRANHDFIKDIEIGGDAIGLREIYDPNNYNLLEFGVERYFKSPIKSHAAELRLRGGYMDSNVDPFFHQYAGGLPGMRGYSFYSLGGTRTAVGTLTYRFPIIKRAALPIWPISLNRVYGSVFTDVGDAWVGDYGDRSPKKDIGAGLRFALHSFYSYPTAVSFDVAYGLDKFDVVEDDVRTGYGDEVRYYLTILFDFYTPIIPPARHPSSCACSHCSHN; this is encoded by the coding sequence AAGGTCTCGAAGAGGTAGCCTATCTCGCGGCGGACATCGCCGAGGAGATTCACGAACCGCTCTGTGAAGTGTACGACTACCGTCCCGATACGAAGGTCTCCCTGATCTTCTCCGATGAAGACGACATTGCCAACGCCGGATCGTACTTCCAGTCCAACAAGATCAAGTTCTTTGCGACTTCGATGGCTTGGGACTTCCGCGGCACGCAGAATTGGCTGCGCAATGTTGTGACCCACGAGTATACGCACATGATTCAACTCGGGGCGACGCGCAAGTGGACACGACGTTTCCCGGCCTTTTATGTGCAAGCCCTCGGCTATGAGCCGGAACGCCGACCGGACGTGCTGTATGGCTATCCCAATACGCTGATCAGCTGGCCGCTTCCATCCGTCACGATTCCCGCATGGTTCGCGGAAGGCACGGCGCAGTATCAGTTTGACGGCAGCGGCTACGATTTCTGGGATAGCCACCGTGATATGCTTCTGCGTCAGGCCACTCTGGCGAATCGCTTGCTGAGCTTCGAAGACATGGGCTTCTTTGGCAAGACGAGCTTGGAATCGGAAGGCGTGTACAATCAGGGTTTCGCGTTGGTCCGCTACATTGCGGATCACTCGGAGGGTGCCGAAACCTTGGGCAAGATCTCGCGCAAGATGGCGAACCCCTTGCCAGTGACTTTAAATGACGCAATCGGGTCCGTGACGGGTAAGCCGGGTGTAGACTGGTACCGCGAGTGGAAGAACGACCTCGAGCAGCGCTACGGAGCCGAACGCGCGGCGTTGGAGCCGTACCTTACGCAAGCGGATACGCTTGACAAGAAAGGCTTCGTCGGTGCGTATCCCCGGTGGTCACATGACGGCACACGACTTCTGTTTATCTCTAACGCGGGTCGTGAGTATTTTGGTCAATCTTCGCTCTACCTTTACACGGTCGCGACGGACTCGATTGTGTTGATCGCGGGCGCAGTGCAAGGCACGCCGGCCTGGATGCCGAACGACAGCGGCGTCGTCTTTGCCCGCCGCTCGACGGCGAATCCGCATGGCGCGTTGTTGCACGATTTGTACTACTACGACTTTGCCAAGAAGCACGAACGACGACTGAGCAAGGGGTTGCGCGCCGAGTCGGTAGACGTAAGTCCCGACGGACAATTACTGCTCTTCACGATCAATGAATCCGGCAAACGAGAAATCGCTCTGGCACGGATGCCTGATGTCAGCCGGAAATCCAAGCCATTCAAGGCGGAAGACCTGCTTACGCGGCTTCCCTCTGTGCCGCATGAGCAGTATTATCTGCCGCGCTGGTCTCCTGATGGTAACCGCATTGCCGTGGCACATCACCAACGCGGCGGCCGGGATATTCGCATCTTTGCGTACAACCGGACGGACAACTCGCTGTCGCTCGAAGACGAATTTAGCGGGAACGGCGGCGAATTGCGCGATCCGTCGTGGAGCGCGGACGGGCGATCGCTATACGTTTCGTACGACGAGTCCGGGATCGCCAACATCTACCGGCTGAATCTGGACGACGAGAGCAAGGAGCAGCTTACGGTGGTGCTGGGCAGCGCGTTTTATCCCGCAGTCACGAGTGGGAAACTCGCCTACTCCGAGTTTTGCGGTGACGGGTTTCGCATCTGCGTATTAGATAGCTTCGCGCCGGTCCGCGTGCCGCGCAGCGCTTTGGATGATCGTTTGAACTACTTGGCCCGCGTCCCGCGTAAAGACGTTGCGTTGACCGGAACCCCGCGATCATCTGAGCCGTATCGTCCGCGTTTCGAAAGCCTGTATTGGTTTCCGCGCATCGCCTTTGACTACAATACCTTCAAGCCCGGGACGTATCTTGTCTTGAACGATGTGCTTGACAAGATGACCTTTATCGGCGGTGCAGCCGTTAACCAGAAACGCGAGTATGATCTTTACGGTCTGGTGGAGTACAAACAATTCTACCCGACAATTTTCGCGGAGTACTTCAACGTTCAGCGGCGGTTGACTTCGTTCTTCGCGGACTCCAGCCGCATCATCGGCGAAGAGGACGGCCCGGTCGGTTTAGAGCCGATTTTTGACCAGTACCGTATTCGATATCGTTACAACCTGAACGAAATCAGCGTAGGTTTGGGCGTGCCGCTGACGGTCAACATGAACGTCAAGACGCGGGCGACTTACGACCAGTACGTTGCGCACAATCGTTTCGATGATGAATCGAGCGTCAGTTTGACCTATTTCCGCGGCTGGTCGTGGAAGACTGGATTGTACATGGACGCCCGCCGTCCCGGCATTCTAACGGACATTAGTCCCGCCGCAGGCTATCGCGGTTACGTTGAATTCACGCGCGCCAATCACGATTTCATAAAGGACATCGAGATCGGCGGCGACGCAATTGGTTTGCGTGAGATCTACGATCCTAATAACTACAATCTTCTCGAGTTTGGCGTCGAGCGCTATTTCAAGTCGCCGATCAAGAGCCACGCAGCCGAGCTGCGTTTGCGCGGCGGCTATATGGATTCCAATGTAGATCCGTTTTTCCATCAGTACGCGGGCGGACTGCCCGGCATGCGCGGTTACTCATTTTACAGCTTAGGCGGGACGCGTACAGCGGTCGGCACATTGACCTATCGTTTCCCAATTATTAAGCGGGCCGCGCTGCCTATTTGGCCTATATCATTGAATCGAGTCTATGGCTCTGTATTTACCGACGTCGGTGACGCATGGGTCGGCGACTACGGAGACAGGTCGCCCAAGAAAGATATTGGCGCGGGGCTCCGATTCGCATTGCATTCGTTCTATTCCTATCCGACGGCCGTGTCATTTGATGTGGCCTACGGACTTGACAAATTCGATGTTGTAGAAGACGATGTGCGGACAGGTTATGGCGATGAGGTTCGCTACTACCTGACGATATTGTTTGACTTCTACACGCCGATCATTCCGCCCGCGCGACATCCTTCGTCGTGCGCGTGTTCGCATTGTTCGCATAATTGA
- a CDS encoding SDR family oxidoreductase, whose translation MSERILITGASGLLGAALGLGLARAEHNVLGIRRSHPRSLPFPETCLDLLKFSELDALFAGFRPTVVIHAAALSRVLDCERQPAEARLQNVKTTAQLVQWSHAYNAYFLFVSTDQVFDGQRGRFAETDLPAPTHVYGETKRDAEDVVAGFPATLILRSNNIVGRNSGWGRSFTDGLLDQLLNHRQVSLFSDQYRSPIHLATMVEVISNCVKQRLTGILHAGGPERLSRFETGLALTRSYGLPLTLLDGAPMSSHPEAATLHRDGSFDTATLHSLFPELASQRIDEGFTRDASAQ comes from the coding sequence ATGTCCGAACGGATTCTGATCACCGGCGCCTCAGGTCTACTGGGCGCGGCCCTTGGACTTGGATTGGCCCGCGCGGAACATAATGTCCTCGGCATAAGAAGATCGCATCCGCGATCTTTGCCGTTTCCGGAAACCTGCCTCGACCTCCTGAAATTCTCGGAATTGGACGCGCTGTTTGCGGGTTTTCGTCCGACTGTTGTCATTCATGCCGCGGCGTTGTCTCGTGTATTGGACTGCGAACGGCAGCCCGCTGAGGCTCGATTGCAAAACGTCAAAACCACGGCGCAACTCGTGCAATGGTCGCACGCCTACAACGCGTATTTTCTTTTCGTATCCACTGATCAGGTCTTTGATGGACAGCGCGGCCGCTTTGCCGAGACCGATTTGCCAGCACCAACTCATGTCTACGGAGAGACCAAACGTGATGCCGAGGATGTTGTCGCGGGATTCCCGGCCACGCTGATTTTGCGCAGCAACAATATTGTCGGCAGAAACAGCGGGTGGGGGAGGAGCTTTACCGACGGACTGCTTGATCAGCTGTTGAATCACCGCCAAGTCAGCTTGTTCTCCGACCAGTACCGCAGCCCGATTCACCTTGCGACCATGGTTGAAGTCATCAGTAATTGTGTGAAGCAGCGCCTGACTGGCATTCTTCATGCCGGCGGACCGGAACGTCTCAGCCGATTTGAAACCGGACTTGCGTTGACGCGTTCCTATGGTCTGCCTCTGACCCTGCTGGACGGGGCGCCGATGTCGTCGCATCCTGAAGCTGCAACATTGCATCGGGATGGATCGTTTGACACCGCGACTCTACATTCTTTGTTTCCCGAATTGGCCAGCCAGAGAATTGATGAAGGGTTCACCCGCGATGCAAGCGCCCAATAG